The sequence CACACGacgtttaagttttttttttttttttttaaaaatctatATCAAATACAGAGTTAGCAAAGTAAACTAACCTTATGTCCAAGACCACTAGTTTGACAATCGTCAACAGGTTTCGGGTTCAAATTTAACTTTTTAAAACAAGTTCTCCATTGCGCGTACTTGTCTTCATGGCATAAACTTTCAAGACAATGGATAATCATAAAGTGGTCACTCTGCATCAAATATTAGCGTTATAACGAGCAATTTAACTAAGTACGAAAAAATCAAACATCAAATTGATTTTAACGTATCGAAATAGACATATAAAGTTTAAATCATACCACATGAGGCCATGCATGAATTGCACAAGCCTCAACAGCATTAAGCAAACACTCCCATTCACCATGCTGCAACATAAACAAAATCGTCTTATTACATCCGAAAAACGTTTAATTAGTACATTTTTTCCGATGAAGTGCACAATTAAACGAACCTGACAAACGATGGTGCCATTCGAACTAATCTTAGCGTTCCCATAGGGACTAAATTTGAGATCAATTATCGAAATCAGACCATTTTCAAAAATCTTGTATAGATGATTAACCACGAATTCTTCACTTGCTGGACACAATGCTTCGTAGTATAATGTCAGCTTCACTTTTTGGAGCTAAGAAGACGATCAAAAGGAGTACTAAGACATATGATCGGAAAATGTTGCAATTGTAAGAATCCATGTTACTTAGGATGAACAAAAATTACGTGTGAGCAAGCTATTTATAATTGTTATGTGAATAAATTATTtcccttattataacgtttatttaCATGTCATGTATTTTTCTAGTTGTTTGGGTGGCGTAAAAGAGTGAATATGTTTAGTTTGTTAAAGTTAGTAGTGTGTTAATATTCCTGGACTAAAGTACAAAATATGAACAATTAATTATCGTTTACCCGAGATTGGTTAGGATATGTGACGTGTACCCGTTTCCAAATGTAAATCGATGCGTAGTAAATACGTGTTTTTCCAGATCATGATAAATAATATTGAGTTATATATACaccttgatatatatattttttttataaaagtcaaactcacacacacttacACGAATATTTACAATAATTCACAAAATGTATTCATGTTGGTGCATAtttagtccccgagttcattataATCACGTTGAAGTGTTTATCGTTTAACTTTTTCTGTtggaatgcaaccgcacggttgcaggtatgcaaccgtacggttagacaggcaaccgcacggttgcacacGCTGTGTGTATATAATGGGTATTACGGGTTCATTGTTGGGGTTACGAATCCTAACCTATTCCATACGTACAATTCGATACCCTGGTATTCTAGCATTCATCTAAGTCgatctttaacatatctaagtcGATTTATTCATTAAGATCAAAGGTTTTCATTGGATTTTGAGTATACAACCCAATAACGAGATTTTCCGCACTCGTTATTGAATCTAAGATCGTTTAATcatgtttacacgatcctacaagtggtatcagagcttgtgtgattgattaaaCGTTCGGTTTTTGTCAAAATTCGTTTAGATATTGTGTTTTTATTGTTTTTGTCAAAAACCcacttaaaatcataatttttacgtGTTGATTCGTGTTTTTGCTAAGTAAACGTGCTATTTTGGTCAAAAACTGTATTTTGGACGTCAAACACTTGTTGATTTTGTTCCAGGTTGAGTGCTAGATcgacctaaaccataaaccctagttTATGTGCAGTTTTCTGCCCAGATTCGCCCAAGCCTACAACCGTACGGTTACATGCTACAACCGTACGGATACATCACCCAGATACAACAACCGCACAGATACTTCTTGCATCCTTGTAATTTTCATCCGTTTAAACTTCAATCATACGCCACCACAACCGTATGGATACATCACCCAGATACCACAACTGCACGGATACTTCTTGCATCCGTGTAATTTTCATCCGTTTAAACTTCAATCATATGCCACCACAACCGTACGGATACATCCTGTACCCGTCCGATTACACATTGCAACCGTATAAGACAATCCGGTTACACTCTGCAACCGTGTAACCTGCATCCGTGTTAAAACTTGCACCCGGATAGTGCAACCGTGTTAATTTCTGCATCCGTGTCTTGCAACCGTACGATTACAATGTCAGATGTTTTTGAAAATTCAGAAATGCAATCAGCTCTTGTCGGTGCTTCTTCGTCGGGTCTTCATCACCTACTTAAGATAGAAAATGAGATTGGTAGTTCTTACCGTTTACCTAGGCTTGAATCATTGGATGAATTTGCTGAATGGAAACCTAGGTTTTTGCTCTCATTGAACGGAATAGATTCTAAGTTGTATAATTTCTTGAAGGCTGAATATACGTTTCCGACTAAGGATCATGGGGAAATCAAGACTCCCATGGAACTTACTGCAGGTGAACGAGAAGACTATAATCTTGAATGCAAAGCATACAGTCATCTTACACAGGCTCTTTCTAAGGAAATTTTCCATCAGTTTGAGACGCATTTGACCACATACGCTCTGTGGAATGCGCTTGAGAGTGAAAAATGAGAGGACTGCTTAGTACAGAAAAACAAAGGGTAAGGTTCTGAAGAAAGAATGGAAAATTTTGCCGTTCAACCTGACGAATCTCTGAAAAATGCTGTTGCTAGGTATCGTCACTTATTGAAGGAGCTTAAACGTGTTGATATTATTGTATTCCCCAATAAGAAGTTGGTACAGTGCTTTCGTGAGGGTCTAGCGATAAAGTGGGATCCCATGATTGTTGAGATTGAGAAGTCCTTTGCTATTTTAGATAATTCGATTAGTGCTTTTGTCACTAAACTACAGGCAAAAGAGCTCGAGTTTCAAGAGAGGTTGAAAAGGTTGGAGACAGTTCAGAATCCGATGAAGTATAAAGCTCCAGAAATTGGTTCTGCCGATAAGAAACACGCCCCACCTCAGACTGCTTTTGCTTCAAATACTGAGAATATAACGTCCAGCTATGTCGCTCCTGCATCACAAAGTGTACTTTCTCATACAACTTCAAGCAAGGATGCAAACGTCGAGGTCTTGAGAACTGAGAATATACGCTTGCGTACAGTTAAAGGAGTGGAGGAGGATATGGCACTGGTCGCTATGGTGATGAATTCTTACAATGATCTGTTGCATGGAAGAATAGGGAACAGTCATTTGGAACAGGAGGACTATGATCAGATAGATGAAAATGAGATGCAGAAAatggatatcctctgggctatgggAAGTGTTATTCGCAGGACAAAGTGGTATATTGAAAAGACTGGGGAGAAGAACTTGGGTGTGAACAAGAATACCAAGTTTGGCTTCGACATGAACAAAGTTAGGTGTCACAACTGTCAAGAATTGGGTCATTTTAAGAGAAACTGTACTAAGCCGAAGCAACCAGGCTTTCATAATCCATTCTATAATCAGAAACGAGAATCGAAAAATACAGTCAACGTTCTAATTGTGGATGAGTTCTCAAAGGCCTTAGCTGTTACCTATGACGATGAGTCCTATGACTGGTCTATTGATGTAACTGATGCTTTCGATCGTCATGCGAATGTTGTGAGGGTTCAAATGTCTGAGGAAGAGGCTGAAAAAGAAAAGGATGAAATAGAGAAGATGGGTTGTGTAGGAAGAGATAAGAAATGCAAATGCCTAAGGTGCAGAATGGAATATAGGATTGACAGAGCATGGTACTGGGCGAATTACTTGCGTCGAGGGTATGTGGACAAGAGGGTACAAGAGAAGTTTAAGTGGGTCATTCACAGTGATGGGGACATTTGGACAGACAGTGAGTCATCCTCTTTAGACGACGACTCAAAGAAGTCTTGTGTGTATGTTGGTCAGTCTTCTATGTGCAACTCAGCAACTGTTAGGATGAAGACATTGAATGAGTAAAGGTTGGTCAACTTGAATCTTGGTTCGGATAGCTCGCGTTCAGAGTCGGAATCATAATCAGAATCTGAATTAGAGTCTGGTGAAGTTAAAGAGAAGGCTCCACATCTCTGTGCGTTTATGGCAGACTCTTCAAACAACTCTAAGGTAACACCTGAAACTAATAATGTCTGTAATAATTGTGTTAGCTTGGATTTGCAACTGCATGAACTTAGGGAGTCTGTAAAGACGTGTAGTAGATGTGTGACTTTAGAGGATCAGGTTAAAAGATTGTCTGACATTTGCCTAAACTGTAATAACTGTACTGCCTTAAAACAGGAAATTGTTGTGCTTCAAAAGGGAAATCAACTTTTTAAGAAGCAGTATGAGGATAATATGTACCTTAAATCTAGGGAAAATGAATTTAGGGAAATAATTAAAACATTAGACGATTAGGTGACCGATTTATAGTCGAATGTGCTATTAAATACTCAGATCATTATGAGACAGATCACTGAGATAGATAAGCTTAAGCGAGATAAAGAATCCTTTAGGATTAGTTATGAGACAGAAAGAGATAAGGCTTATATCTATAAGAGGTCTGCTTTTGTGCTAGAGTATTGTCAAAACGTAGGAGGAAAAGAAACTAGTGGTAATTATAAACAGTGTCCTCCTCCGTTTGAGCATGATTATAGTTTCTCACCACCTGAGAAACAGTTCGGTGAAGATTATGTTCCAATTCAACCGACTGCGACCGAACAAGAAAAGGGTAAAGGGATAGGTACATCAGAGACTCCTAAGGTAGGGGTAGATAACACTGAGAAAGTAGAGAAATCTAACCCTAAACCTGTTACAATTTTGAAAAACCCAGTAAATCAGAGACCTATCAGGATTAGGAACCGACCACCGATTAAGTTCGTTAAAGGTCCTAAGTTTGAGGAGGAGGACTTCTTAAAATAAGCATGTAATTCGCCATTAAAGTATGTACCTCCACCCAAAAGGTCTCCGGTTCAAACTCCTGAGAGATCCCCTGTGAACAGGAGGTCTCCACTCAGACCTCAGAGACATACGTCTCGACCAGCAAATAGACCTAGATTCAATTCCTATTTATGGATGACAATATAGAAACTACGCGTTCATGTTTGCATTGCGGGTTGGGAGATCATAGGGCTGTTCACTGTTCAAAAGAATTCATAACACCCAGAAGGAGGATTGAGCTGAGCCCCCCTAAAAGCTTTCATAAATTTCGATCAGCTTCTCCTCCTAAGCATCAGATGTCCTCTAGACCTAATTCTCAAGGGTCTAATCAACATGTGATTTATGAAAATCCATCCAAGACTGATAATGGTAAAAGGGTTAAACAATATAATGTTTATTTTAAGAAACCCTTACATAAAAGTCAAATGTGGGTAACAAAAGAGGGAAGTAATGGGGCTTATGGTTCGGGTACCGCTTACAGGGAAAATGAAAAAGTTAATGTTAATGGGAAACCCATTGCCGATAAGTCATGGGTATCCCCCTCAAACAAATCATTTTTCTAATTATTTGTGTAGGTCGCCTACAGTCCAAACAAAAATACTTAGATTGTtcatagtggggcgtccaggcacatgacaggaaacatgtcTCTGCTGCATGATCTTAAATCCATTAAGGGTGGACCTGTTTCTTTTGCGGGTGATCAAGTAGGGTTCATAACTTCTCAAGGGATGATTTCAAGTTCCTCGGCCAGTTTCGACAAAGTGAGTTATGTAAAGGAAATGGCAAATAACCTGCTGTATGTTTCTCAAGTGTGTGATAAGAGGCATAAAGTTCTATTTGATGAACATTAGTGTTACATCATGAGAAAGGATTATAAAGTTCTTGAAAATATGATTCTTATGACGGCACCTAGATGTCAAGATTTGTACATTCTTGATATGTCAAAGGCTTATGTAAAGGCAGCTACAGGGCATCAGGCTTTTGTGTCCAAGGCCACTGAACAGGAGTCTATGTTATGGCATAAAAGGATGGGTCACTTAAGCTTCAGAAAAATGAACCATTTAGTCTACAATCGTTTAGTGGAAGGGGTGAATGTAAAAGGGTTTCATGCTCCTGATGGTTGTGTGCCGTGTAAGAAAGGGAAGCAAGCTAAGAAACCATACAAAGTTAAGAAAAATCATTCCATTGATACTCCTCTTGAgatgcttcatatggatcttttcggtccagtTAAAAAGAAGAGCATCACTGGACACTCCTATTGCTTAGTGGTTACTGATGAGTACTCGCATTTTACGTGGGTTGTGTTGCTAAAAAGTAAAGCTGATACTTTTGAACAAATCAGGTTGATGATCATGAGACTTGAAACGTTATATAAACTGAAGGTTAGAAGGATTCAAACCGACAATGGGACAGAGTTTAAGAACAAGAAGATGGAAGAGTATTGTAACGAAAGGGGAATTCAACAACAATTCAGTTCATCATACACTccgcagatgaatggtgttgctgaaagaaagaaccgTACTCTAATTGAGACTGTTAGGACCATGCTAGCTGACTCAGAATTGCCAGTTACCTTTTGTAGTGAAGCAGTGTTGCATGCGTGCTATACGATGAATAGAGTACTTGTTGTGAAACGTTACGGTAAGACATGTTATGGGCTGCTACTGAAAATAAAACCTCACATAAAATATCTCGAACCGTTTGGTTCTCTTTATaccatatgtaacatcccgcctttttccatttacttttacgttatactaatttaaactccgttatatgtttataacatctcccgttgatacgcgttttaaattatctcgtttaggtaattcacgcacccgaacgaaagttgagggactaaacttgacaagggatcaaacccttgactaggtcaaagggtcaaacccctttcacccattcattatcatctccatctctctctctctttctctctagcaagaacacacacccaatttccaaattcattcaatcatcatctaaattcaatctaggaggcttacaacaaaataaattacatattcgtgatcctctcttcatcctcttcattttggtaccaacttcatctcgtttgggtaacatttctaaaactctagatttctctaaattcgtgtttgtgacttgaaatggtgttagttagtgtctatggctcattgtgatgtcgtgtatgtaatttgtatgctcgatctcgttgttttagtataactagcatgaacttgaattttggtgtgttgttcttgaattttggatgatcatatgttgttagatgttaaaagttcatgttttaattgtgttcctagtatcactagcttcaatttgatgtgtaggttgcttgagaaaactccataaacttgattagtgatttttggtggaattgagctagggtttaatgaacttgaaatgattatttgatgcattgattgccatgatttgttgttagtaagttgttagttgtattgtatgctcaattacctacaaaatggcatgtcatatgtatgcattgaatgcctaaatcattaaatgtgcattggtgagtttgaagtattaatgtgtgcattgaatgatcacttggtttgaaactcggttgttacaaatgaggtttttgattgatgaattgtgtttagttgcattctacgtcaaaagagctttccaacgacataaggtgcgagtcctaagtgttagcggtttgtggtttatgcacaaaaaggtttgggATTGGGACTTGAACATttaggactggccaggcaccagcacccggcctttgccgcggcgcggcatttcctgtcgcggcgcgacatataagggggtcaggttctgacctccatgtccaaaatacgaaaaatgtttggcatactacggacctccgattcacatgaaacttgttctaacatgctcatatatgattaaaaacctcagaaaaatagttcgggacccgacccgaacgtgttgactttcattgactttgaccgaccaaagtttgactttttgtcaaacttaaccaaatgattatgcaaccttcctaacttgtttctgtacttgtatcttgcatgaaacttgacaatttgattcacatgctacataatcgagtcgtaacgagccataggactaattaaacatctttgacctatcgtgtttactgttattgatacaacctattggttttggtcaagactagcattgttctttgcacacgtttacttgttgaagtactttaccactcgtgcactcaaggtgagatcatagtcccacttttactctttttgaacttacatttgggatgagaaaacataaacatttctttactaagtgaacacaagtacagggaaaacaaacattctacatacgagtttgaacacaaatcctcaattcgattatcattagttacatcagatggtgtaagcgagaacttatgttatatggccatatgggtttgacaaaccctcacttcggacggttcgctaccgtctacgggtgaaatatattttcgggaaacagtgtatgttctaacactattattacggggttcaacggacggaatgttaagctttgataattgagtgctcgtgaatattaacttttagaatgtactaagactttatcgatgttgcaaatcttgtggttcaacttacttttactcacttacttatttaaacctatgatttcaccaacgttttcgttgacagattctctatgtttttctcaggtccttgaacttaggtgatacatgcttccgctcatactttttgatacttgcattggatgtcgagtatacttgcatacgtggagcatctttttgactacttttaattgtgtcgcacgtgtttcatacaaactttaaacattgttatgtacttgttatggaaactacttttgtaaactttgaaacatccttatttatgaaatgaatgcgacatatttttcggtcaaactttgttataaagacttacgaccatgtaatgggaccatacgtagatgacgccgtcatttgacgatttgtcggggtcgctacaagtggtatcagagccttggttgtagggatttagagttcattggtgtcgaccccgagtcatagggtacattggtgagtctagactacaaccggcatatagatttgacataggaattacttgacaaattgtgcatttatactctgactcttctactcatatctactcttattctatctaaatcttgcgttgtataatttaattgacacgccaccttgactatatgatgtaatgtcgaatgcacatatgaattagggtaatataattcccggaaattatattacggtgactcatatgaacataccgacattatgacataaagaatttaaggcgagtcaaggataattttctctttatctttattccatatcacggttagtattatttaaaatactaaccaacggtattcctttgttttgaaggaacaatgcctcctcgccgtgtacgacgcaatgaaactcccgaacaagctttgcaacgcatgatagccaccgccgtggatgcggccatggccggtcactcgtctaacaacaaaataacaccaaccacaacaacaataaccaaggagccggtaactctagtgaagggtgctcctacaaagctttcatggggtgcaaacctcacacttatgatggaaccggaggaccggttgtgcttactcgttggtttgaacaaacggaggccgtctttagcttaagcggttgtcgggatcaagacaaggtcaaatactccacccacactttctctggggttgctctaacatggtggaacacctatgttcaatcggtgggtaccgatgaagctcatgccctctcttgggccgatctaagggaaaagatgattgttgaatattttccgcgcgaagaaacccggaagcttgaggaagaactaagagctttgaaagcggtcggaaacgatcttaaagcttataatcaacgcttcgccgaactatccttgatgtgtcctaatcttgttaaccccgaatctcaaaggattgagctctacatgctcggtcttccaaaaagcatcaaacaaggggtgatgtcatccaaacccactacacatcaagccgctatgaacatggctcgccaactaattgaaacggttgacgaaatcgtagtgccggctcctaaggctgaggacaagtcgggtggcaacaaaaggaaatgggaagccactccatcaaccaactacaacaacaacaccttcaccaaaaagcctttcaacaacgacggcaagaagggttatgtcggaaacttacctttttg comes from Rutidosis leptorrhynchoides isolate AG116_Rl617_1_P2 chromosome 4, CSIRO_AGI_Rlap_v1, whole genome shotgun sequence and encodes:
- the LOC139841273 gene encoding gamma-interferon-responsive lysosomal thiol protein-like — its product is MQVTRLQSVTGLSYTVAMCNRTGTGCIRTLQKVKLTLYYEALCPASEEFVVNHLYKIFENGLISIIDLKFSPYGNAKISSNGTIVCQHGEWECLLNAVEACAIHAWPHVSDHFMIIHCLESLCHEDKYAQWRTCFKKLNLNPKPVDDCQTSGLGHKLELEYADEIKALKPPHKFVPWVVVNEQPLNEEYEDFMSYICKAYKGTNVPHACKGLTDPIVVYKDNVKPLNRQVSFNEED